The Parabacteroides sp. AD58 genome includes a window with the following:
- a CDS encoding YicC/YloC family endoribonuclease, with translation MIQSMTGFGKVTAELPTKKVTVEIKALNSKQLDLSTRIPSIYKEKEMQIRSRLLQTLERGKVDFAIYIEYIGKEASSQINQEAVMSYFAQLKELSDKLGISAPSSWDELQLVLRMPDVIKTDPVEVDEDEWNVVKQAIDEAIQHLCDFRIQEGAMLQKLFTQKVSNIAALLNDVEPYEKERIEKIKGRILDNLEKLAVDYDKNRFEQEMIYYIEKLDVNEEKNRLDNHLKYFLETMETGHGQGKKLGFIAQEMGREINTLGSKSNHADMQKIVVRMKDELEQIKEQVLNVL, from the coding sequence ATGATACAATCAATGACAGGTTTCGGTAAGGTTACTGCCGAATTGCCTACCAAAAAAGTAACCGTAGAGATTAAGGCGCTTAATAGTAAACAGCTGGATTTGTCAACGCGTATCCCTTCTATCTATAAGGAAAAGGAAATGCAGATCCGTAGTCGGTTGTTGCAGACACTTGAACGTGGAAAAGTTGATTTTGCTATCTATATTGAATACATAGGAAAGGAAGCTTCCTCACAGATAAATCAAGAGGCAGTGATGTCTTATTTTGCCCAACTAAAAGAATTATCAGATAAGTTAGGTATCAGTGCTCCTTCAAGTTGGGACGAATTACAGCTGGTATTAAGAATGCCGGATGTAATCAAGACAGATCCGGTGGAAGTTGATGAAGATGAATGGAACGTTGTTAAGCAGGCTATTGATGAGGCGATACAGCATTTGTGCGATTTCCGTATTCAGGAAGGTGCCATGTTGCAGAAACTGTTTACTCAAAAAGTATCTAATATAGCTGCTTTGCTGAACGATGTGGAGCCATACGAAAAAGAACGGATTGAAAAGATAAAAGGTCGTATCCTGGATAATCTGGAGAAGCTGGCAGTCGATTATGATAAGAATCGTTTTGAGCAGGAAATGATTTATTATATCGAAAAGCTGGATGTCAATGAAGAGAAAAACCGGTTGGATAATCACTTGAAATATTTCCTGGAAACGATGGAAACAGGTCATGGTCAGGGAAAGAAGTTGGGATTTATCGCTCAGGAAATGGGCCGGGAAATCAATACATTGGGCTCAAAGAGTAATCATGCGGATATGCAGAAGATCGTTGTCCGTATGAAAGATGAACTGGAACAGATAAAAGAACAGGTTTTGAACGTTTTATAA
- the gmk gene encoding guanylate kinase, whose translation MAGKLIIFSAPSGSGKSTIINYLLTQNLRLRFSISATSRAPRGTEKNGVEYFFLSPEEFRARIAAGDFLEYEEVYKDKFYGTLKSEVERILAEGDNVIFDVDVVGGCNIKKYYGDRALSMFIQPPSIDELRRRLEGRATDAPEVIESRIAKAAYELSFAPQFDVVVVNDDLDKAKAEALRIIQNFIEDK comes from the coding sequence ATGGCAGGCAAATTGATTATATTCTCGGCTCCTTCCGGATCGGGAAAGTCTACGATTATTAATTATTTACTGACGCAGAACTTGCGGCTACGTTTTTCTATTTCAGCAACGAGCCGAGCACCGCGAGGAACAGAAAAGAATGGGGTAGAATATTTTTTTCTTTCTCCAGAAGAATTTCGTGCCCGCATAGCCGCCGGTGACTTTCTGGAGTATGAAGAAGTCTATAAAGATAAATTCTATGGAACTTTAAAGAGCGAAGTTGAACGGATATTGGCAGAAGGTGACAATGTTATTTTTGATGTCGATGTAGTAGGTGGCTGTAATATAAAGAAGTATTATGGTGACCGGGCCTTGTCGATGTTTATTCAGCCACCGAGCATTGATGAATTGCGCCGTCGTTTGGAAGGCCGTGCTACGGATGCTCCGGAAGTGATAGAAAGCCGGATAGCAAAGGCTGCCTATGAATTGAGTTTTGCACCGCAATTCGATGTGGTAGTTGTTAATGATGATTTGGATAAGGCCAAAGCTGAGGCATTACGTATTATACAAAATTTTATTGAGGATAAATGA
- the nadD gene encoding nicotinate (nicotinamide) nucleotide adenylyltransferase, translating to MDSESSQKKIGIYSGSFNPVHIGHLALANWLCEFTDLDEVWFMVTPHNPFKQRIDLLDDDLRLKMVEKAIAGYPKFKVCDLEFHLPKPSYTISTLKALKHLYPTASFALIMGADNWCKFDRWKNYQEILAACELIVYPRKGSPCLVDRVQFPQVHIVNAPEIEVSSTFIRQALREKKDIRFFIPEPVRDLLDTAFGIDMK from the coding sequence ATGGATTCAGAATCATCCCAGAAAAAAATAGGCATTTATTCCGGTTCTTTTAATCCGGTTCATATAGGTCATTTGGCTTTAGCGAATTGGCTGTGTGAATTTACGGACCTGGATGAAGTCTGGTTTATGGTAACTCCTCATAATCCGTTTAAACAGCGGATTGATTTATTAGACGATGACTTACGATTAAAGATGGTAGAAAAAGCAATTGCCGGCTATCCGAAGTTTAAAGTCTGTGATTTAGAATTTCATTTGCCTAAGCCTTCTTATACGATTTCAACTTTAAAAGCTTTGAAACATTTATATCCGACAGCTTCTTTTGCCCTGATTATGGGAGCGGATAACTGGTGTAAGTTTGATCGATGGAAAAATTATCAGGAAATACTGGCGGCTTGTGAATTGATTGTTTATCCTCGAAAAGGAAGTCCATGTCTAGTAGATAGAGTTCAATTTCCTCAGGTTCATATAGTGAATGCTCCTGAAATAGAGGTTTCTTCTACGTTTATCCGACAAGCTTTGCGTGAAAAGAAAGACATTCGCTTTTTTATTCCTGAACCAGTTCGGGATTTGTTGGATACAGCCTTTGGAATAGATATGAAATAA
- the xyl3A gene encoding xylan 1,4-beta-xylosidase, protein MKIKHLTFTALAVLTVTSCSEKKQDFPFRNPDLPIEERVDDLLSRLTPEEKVGQMMNQTPAIERLDIPPYDWWNEALHGVARAGKATVFPQAIALAATFNDQDVYETFNIISDEARAKYHQYQKDKEYDRYKGLTFWTPNINIFRDPRWGRGMETYGEDPYLTSRMGVAVVKGLQGNDPKYFKTHACAKHYAVHSGPEWNRHEYNAEVTPRDLWTTYLPAFEALVEEANVQEVMCAYNRFEGKPCCSSDKLLVDILRNSWGYDRIILSDCGAIDDFWQKDKNTPRHETHPDAESASTDAVLSGTDLECGGSYHALLKAMQDGKIKESDLDVSLRRLFKARMELGMFDPDDRVPFSKIPYSVVESPEHVAKALDMARQSMVLLKNKNQILPLSKQLKKIAVVGPNAADSTMLWANYNGFPTHTVTILDGIRAKVPNTEVIYTLGCNHTDNFLMKDLGQYITSEKGNGLKSEFFNNTEFKGEPVYSGLAKELHYTTGGNTQFAPNVNLTDFSARFTGEFTAPQSGDIEFTISGNDGFRLFIGDEKVAESWTNEYGSTKNYILKAEEGKKYPIKIEYMQAKGSADLNFSVAVRTPVDYQATANEVKDADVIIFVGGISPRLEGEEMPVDAEGFKKGDRLNIEIPKVQKEMVKTLKATGKPVIYVVCTGSALALNWENENLDAILNAWYGGQEAGTAVADILFGDYNPAGRLPVTFYKSVDQLPDFEDYNMKGRTYRYMTETPLYPFGYGLSYTTFAYKNAKLSSDKINKEENLTVTLDIQNTGKTDGDEVAQLYIKNPNDPKGPLKSLQGFKRTHIAAGETQTISFELTPKAFWSFNDETQTMEVRPGKYEILYGPSSADKDLKSLTLTIE, encoded by the coding sequence ATGAAAATAAAACACTTAACCTTTACTGCTCTTGCAGTACTTACAGTAACATCCTGTTCGGAAAAGAAACAGGATTTTCCGTTCAGGAATCCCGATCTTCCCATTGAGGAACGCGTCGATGATTTATTGAGCCGACTGACTCCTGAAGAGAAAGTAGGACAAATGATGAACCAGACTCCTGCTATCGAGCGGTTGGATATTCCTCCATACGACTGGTGGAACGAGGCTTTACACGGTGTGGCACGGGCAGGAAAAGCGACTGTTTTTCCTCAAGCCATTGCTTTGGCTGCTACTTTTAATGATCAGGATGTGTATGAAACCTTCAATATCATTAGTGATGAAGCACGGGCCAAATACCATCAATACCAGAAAGACAAGGAATACGACCGTTATAAAGGACTGACATTCTGGACACCCAATATCAATATTTTCCGTGACCCCCGTTGGGGACGCGGGATGGAAACCTATGGAGAAGATCCATATCTTACTTCACGCATGGGCGTTGCCGTTGTAAAAGGCTTACAAGGCAACGATCCAAAATACTTCAAGACTCACGCTTGTGCCAAGCATTATGCCGTACACAGTGGTCCGGAATGGAACCGACATGAGTATAATGCCGAAGTCACTCCACGGGATCTATGGACAACTTACCTGCCAGCTTTCGAAGCCCTAGTAGAAGAAGCCAATGTACAAGAGGTGATGTGCGCTTACAACCGTTTCGAGGGAAAACCCTGTTGTAGCAGCGATAAACTATTGGTTGATATCCTCCGAAACTCCTGGGGATACGACCGGATAATTCTTTCCGACTGTGGAGCAATTGATGATTTCTGGCAGAAAGACAAGAATACACCACGGCACGAAACACATCCGGATGCTGAAAGCGCTTCAACTGATGCAGTCTTGAGTGGAACGGATTTAGAGTGTGGCGGCAGTTACCATGCGTTATTGAAAGCCATGCAAGATGGAAAAATCAAAGAATCAGACCTGGATGTTTCACTCCGCCGCCTGTTTAAGGCACGTATGGAATTAGGTATGTTTGATCCGGACGACCGTGTTCCATTCTCAAAAATACCTTATAGTGTGGTAGAAAGTCCTGAGCACGTAGCAAAAGCTCTCGACATGGCCCGGCAGAGCATGGTGCTGCTCAAGAATAAAAACCAGATCTTGCCATTGAGCAAACAACTGAAGAAAATCGCCGTCGTAGGTCCGAACGCAGCCGATTCAACAATGCTGTGGGCCAACTATAATGGATTCCCGACTCACACCGTGACCATCTTAGATGGCATCCGTGCTAAAGTACCGAATACAGAGGTTATCTATACATTAGGATGTAATCACACTGATAACTTCCTGATGAAAGATTTAGGTCAATACATAACTTCAGAAAAAGGGAACGGACTTAAATCGGAATTCTTCAACAACACAGAATTCAAAGGTGAACCTGTTTATTCGGGATTGGCAAAGGAGCTGCATTACACGACGGGTGGTAACACTCAGTTCGCACCCAATGTGAATCTGACAGACTTTTCAGCCCGCTTTACTGGAGAATTTACGGCTCCGCAAAGTGGTGACATCGAATTTACTATTTCCGGGAATGATGGTTTCCGCTTATTCATCGGCGATGAAAAAGTTGCTGAAAGCTGGACCAATGAATATGGCAGCACGAAAAATTATATTCTGAAAGCCGAAGAAGGGAAAAAATACCCTATCAAAATCGAATACATGCAGGCAAAAGGCTCGGCTGATTTGAACTTCTCTGTAGCTGTTCGTACTCCAGTTGACTATCAGGCAACTGCTAATGAAGTGAAAGATGCCGATGTCATCATTTTCGTCGGAGGTATTTCTCCCCGCCTCGAAGGAGAAGAAATGCCAGTTGATGCAGAAGGTTTCAAGAAAGGAGACCGACTGAATATAGAAATCCCGAAAGTACAGAAAGAAATGGTCAAAACACTGAAAGCAACCGGAAAACCTGTCATCTACGTGGTTTGTACAGGAAGCGCTTTGGCCTTAAATTGGGAAAACGAAAATCTGGATGCCATCCTAAACGCCTGGTATGGAGGTCAGGAAGCTGGAACAGCCGTTGCTGATATTTTATTCGGTGATTATAATCCGGCCGGACGTCTTCCGGTAACTTTTTACAAGTCCGTTGATCAGTTACCTGATTTTGAAGACTACAACATGAAAGGACGTACCTATCGGTATATGACAGAAACACCTCTTTACCCATTCGGTTACGGATTAAGTTACACCACATTCGCCTATAAGAATGCAAAACTGTCGAGTGACAAGATCAACAAAGAGGAAAACCTGACAGTCACACTTGATATTCAAAATACAGGAAAAACAGATGGCGATGAAGTTGCTCAGCTTTATATCAAGAACCCGAATGACCCGAAAGGACCGCTGAAGAGTTTACAGGGATTCAAACGTACCCATATTGCCGCTGGGGAAACACAAACCATCAGCTTTGAACTGACTCCTAAAGCCTTTTGGTCTTTCAATGATGAAACACAAACCATGGAAGTTCGTCCCGGCAAGTACGAGATTCTTTATGGACCTTCATCAGCTGACAAAGACTTGAAGAGCCTGACATTAACTATTGAATGA
- a CDS encoding alpha/beta hydrolase codes for MKKEYLFAILLAGLMPNSLLAQAQTQTKSDKQQLKVEITDSRIDVVSGIIYSQITSKYGNCQLRMTILIPETNEPKPAIIYYPGGGFTSANHEKFIEMRMALAKAGFVVAAAEYRTVPNQFPALINDAKSAVRYLRAHASQFGIDPRYIGVIGDSAGGYVSQMMGTTNGEKRFDVGDFTEVPSDVQAAVTIYGISNLMNIGEGYSDTIQAIHASPAVTEALLVHGPAFADYPGASILSDPQKALDASPMGHIKENMPPFLIMHGSADLLVSPVQSEQLYNALVEKDNKVDYIVVENAGHGDLYWYQPKLIQTVVDWFKKNLGENSHS; via the coding sequence ATGAAAAAAGAATATTTATTTGCCATCCTTTTGGCAGGATTAATGCCCAACAGTTTATTGGCTCAAGCCCAGACACAGACAAAATCAGACAAACAACAGTTAAAAGTTGAAATTACAGATAGCAGAATTGATGTGGTCAGTGGTATCATATATTCACAAATTACTTCCAAATATGGAAACTGCCAACTTCGAATGACCATTCTTATACCAGAGACAAACGAACCAAAACCAGCCATTATTTATTATCCGGGTGGTGGCTTTACATCTGCTAATCACGAAAAATTTATCGAAATGCGTATGGCTCTTGCCAAAGCTGGATTTGTAGTTGCCGCTGCAGAATATAGAACAGTTCCGAATCAGTTTCCGGCTTTAATTAACGATGCCAAATCGGCTGTACGCTATCTGCGTGCACATGCTAGTCAATTCGGAATAGATCCGCGATACATTGGTGTGATTGGAGATTCCGCCGGAGGATATGTGTCTCAAATGATGGGAACAACGAATGGAGAAAAGCGCTTTGATGTAGGCGATTTTACGGAAGTTCCATCGGATGTTCAGGCAGCCGTTACCATTTATGGTATTAGCAACCTGATGAACATTGGTGAAGGTTATTCAGACACCATACAAGCCATCCATGCTTCGCCGGCTGTAACAGAAGCATTACTCGTACATGGACCAGCCTTTGCCGACTATCCCGGAGCCAGTATCCTGAGTGATCCGCAAAAAGCTTTAGATGCCAGCCCGATGGGACATATAAAGGAAAACATGCCTCCTTTCCTGATTATGCATGGATCAGCCGATTTATTGGTTTCCCCTGTTCAAAGCGAACAGCTATATAACGCTTTAGTAGAAAAAGACAACAAAGTAGATTATATTGTTGTAGAGAATGCCGGACACGGTGATCTTTACTGGTATCAGCCGAAACTCATTCAGACCGTTGTCGACTGGTTTAAAAAGAATCTCGGAGAAAATAGTCATTCCTAA
- a CDS encoding pyridoxamine 5'-phosphate oxidase family protein → MRKKSREMDSHWALEVMRKAPYITVSFTRPDGTAYGVPLSLACTRDDIWYFHCAPEGDKLDAIAVHPEVCLSAVTKCQPTIGPKDGSFTLQYRSAMAFGKAEVVTDLEEKVQALRAISQRFLPQHMDAFEDAVHRSLHRTTVVRITLSAPPTGKRKQYDQNGDEMKYGRME, encoded by the coding sequence ATGAGAAAGAAAAGCAGGGAAATGGATAGTCATTGGGCTTTGGAAGTGATGCGTAAAGCCCCCTATATTACAGTGAGTTTTACACGGCCGGACGGAACAGCGTATGGCGTTCCGCTTTCGTTGGCCTGTACCCGTGATGATATATGGTATTTTCATTGTGCGCCTGAGGGAGATAAATTGGACGCAATTGCCGTTCATCCTGAAGTTTGTCTTTCTGCAGTAACTAAGTGCCAGCCTACGATTGGACCAAAAGATGGTTCTTTTACCCTTCAATATCGTTCCGCTATGGCTTTTGGAAAAGCTGAGGTTGTAACAGATTTGGAAGAGAAGGTTCAGGCTCTTCGTGCCATCAGCCAGCGTTTCTTGCCTCAGCATATGGATGCTTTTGAGGATGCTGTTCATCGCAGTCTGCATCGTACGACGGTAGTTCGGATCACACTTTCAGCTCCACCCACTGGTAAACGCAAACAGTATGACCAAAATGGAGATGAAATGAAATATGGCAGGATGGAGTAA
- a CDS encoding M28 family metallopeptidase: protein MKQKTTLLCLSLFIGSSLWAEDAERKGVESINQLTAEAHVEFLASDELQGREAGFPGGRVAGQYIVSVLKSLGIQPVGDSYYHPFEVYHAERQKKGKQWQVEPDSIAQLKKEVHQKLSLNNILGMIPGKNPEEYVIVGAHYDHLGMDPMLDGDQIYNGADDNASGVSAVLQIARAFLAAGEQPERNVIFAFWDGEEKGLLGSRAFVQSFPEMKKVKGYLNFDMIGRNSDESNPENVVYFYTESHPAFGKWLKEDIQKYNLKLKPDYRPWDRPVGGSDNTSFAKLDIPIIWYHTNGHPDYHLPSDHAERINWSKLVDITKASFLNMWNMANEKTF from the coding sequence ATGAAACAAAAGACTACTTTGCTTTGCCTTTCTTTGTTTATAGGATCTTCCTTATGGGCAGAAGATGCCGAGAGAAAAGGTGTTGAATCAATTAATCAATTAACAGCCGAAGCTCATGTGGAGTTTTTAGCGAGTGATGAATTGCAAGGACGTGAAGCCGGTTTCCCTGGCGGACGAGTTGCCGGGCAATACATTGTCTCTGTCTTGAAATCCTTAGGAATCCAACCTGTCGGTGATTCGTATTACCATCCATTTGAAGTTTACCATGCCGAACGGCAGAAAAAGGGGAAGCAATGGCAAGTTGAACCGGATTCGATAGCCCAATTGAAGAAAGAGGTACATCAAAAATTATCCTTGAATAATATTTTAGGTATGATTCCGGGAAAGAATCCGGAAGAATATGTAATAGTTGGAGCTCATTATGATCATTTGGGTATGGATCCGATGCTGGATGGAGACCAGATTTATAATGGAGCAGATGACAATGCGTCTGGTGTATCTGCCGTCTTGCAGATAGCCCGTGCCTTTTTAGCAGCGGGTGAACAGCCGGAGCGGAATGTGATTTTTGCATTTTGGGATGGTGAAGAGAAAGGTTTATTGGGCTCCCGTGCTTTTGTTCAGAGTTTTCCGGAGATGAAAAAGGTAAAAGGGTATTTAAACTTTGATATGATAGGCCGTAATAGTGATGAGTCAAATCCGGAAAATGTGGTTTATTTCTATACGGAATCTCATCCAGCTTTCGGGAAGTGGTTGAAGGAAGATATACAAAAATATAATTTGAAGCTTAAACCTGATTATCGTCCGTGGGATCGTCCGGTAGGAGGAAGTGATAATACTTCGTTTGCCAAATTGGATATTCCTATTATCTGGTACCATACTAACGGTCATCCAGACTATCATTTACCCAGTGATCATGCTGAACGGATCAATTGGTCTAAATTGGTGGATATAACAAAAGCTTCATTCCTGAATATGTGGAATATGGCTAATGAAAAGACGTTCTGA
- a CDS encoding CinA family protein produces the protein MIVEELAILLEKHQLTMGTAESCTGGKIAHMITSQAGSSAYFKGGIVSYCNEVKHQVLGVSSDDLEKFGAVSKPVVEQMALGAIRVLKCDCAVATSGIAGPGGAVPGKPVGTVWIAAAYKDKVVADCHHFPFYRSGNIEASAETALVKLLGLLEENGIK, from the coding sequence ATGATTGTAGAAGAATTAGCCATATTGCTTGAGAAGCATCAACTTACAATGGGAACAGCAGAAAGCTGTACGGGAGGGAAAATTGCCCACATGATTACAAGTCAGGCTGGTAGTTCTGCTTATTTTAAAGGAGGAATCGTTTCCTATTGTAATGAGGTAAAACATCAGGTCTTAGGAGTCTCATCCGACGACCTGGAAAAGTTTGGTGCCGTCAGTAAGCCTGTCGTTGAACAAATGGCTTTAGGCGCTATCCGTGTTCTTAAATGTGATTGTGCCGTAGCCACATCCGGCATAGCAGGGCCTGGAGGAGCTGTTCCCGGAAAGCCTGTTGGGACAGTTTGGATAGCAGCAGCCTATAAAGACAAGGTTGTTGCCGACTGCCATCATTTTCCTTTCTATAGAAGCGGAAACATCGAAGCATCTGCAGAAACGGCTCTTGTCAAGCTGCTTGGCTTATTAGAAGAAAACGGTATCAAATAA
- the tsaD gene encoding tRNA (adenosine(37)-N6)-threonylcarbamoyltransferase complex transferase subunit TsaD has protein sequence MSITILGIESSCDDTSSSVIQDGVMLSNVIASQAVHEAYGGVVPELASRAHQQNIIPVVSEAIKRAGIDKSQIDAVAFTRGPGLMGSLLVGTSFAKGFSAALGIPMIEVNHLQAHVLAHFIKESADDNHAPSFPFLCLLVSGGNSQIIKVNAYNDMEVIGQTIDDAAGEAFDKCAKVMGLGYPGGPVVNRLANEGNPKAFTFSKPHIPGYNYSFSGLKTSFLYTLRDELQKDPDFIEKNKKDLCASLQATVIDILMQKLRMAAKDLNIKEVAVAGGVSANSGLRDAFLDHAKRYGWKVHIPKFSFTTDNAAMVAITGYYKYMDKDFCPMDAAPFSRVQI, from the coding sequence ATGAGTATAACAATTCTTGGTATCGAATCTTCATGTGACGATACTTCTTCTTCTGTCATTCAAGACGGTGTTATGTTGTCTAATGTAATTGCCAGCCAGGCTGTGCATGAAGCATATGGTGGTGTAGTCCCGGAATTAGCCTCTCGTGCCCACCAACAAAATATCATTCCGGTTGTTTCGGAAGCAATCAAAAGAGCAGGTATTGACAAATCTCAAATCGATGCTGTTGCTTTTACCCGCGGTCCCGGCTTAATGGGATCCTTGCTCGTTGGAACTTCTTTTGCCAAAGGTTTCTCGGCAGCTTTGGGAATTCCAATGATTGAAGTTAATCACCTGCAGGCCCATGTTCTGGCTCATTTCATCAAAGAGAGCGCAGATGATAATCATGCCCCTTCATTTCCATTCTTATGCTTACTCGTATCTGGAGGAAACTCTCAGATAATAAAAGTAAATGCATACAATGATATGGAAGTAATTGGTCAGACCATCGACGATGCGGCGGGCGAAGCCTTCGACAAATGCGCCAAGGTAATGGGACTTGGATATCCGGGCGGCCCGGTTGTCAACCGCCTTGCCAACGAAGGAAATCCGAAAGCTTTTACATTCAGTAAGCCCCATATTCCCGGATACAATTATAGTTTCAGCGGGCTTAAAACATCATTCCTCTATACGTTGAGAGATGAACTCCAGAAAGATCCTGATTTCATTGAGAAAAATAAAAAGGATTTATGTGCCTCATTGCAAGCTACGGTTATTGATATTTTAATGCAGAAACTACGGATGGCAGCCAAAGATCTGAACATTAAAGAAGTAGCCGTTGCCGGTGGTGTTTCAGCCAATTCAGGTTTAAGAGACGCATTCCTCGATCATGCCAAACGGTATGGCTGGAAAGTACATATTCCTAAATTCTCTTTTACTACCGATAATGCTGCCATGGTAGCTATTACAGGATATTACAAATACATGGATAAAGATTTTTGTCCGATGGATGCCGCTCCATTTTCAAGAGTACAAATATGA